Proteins encoded together in one Diceros bicornis minor isolate mBicDic1 chromosome 18, mDicBic1.mat.cur, whole genome shotgun sequence window:
- the KRT17 gene encoding keratin, type I cytoskeletal 17, protein METEERACCNRYAHLSAYKGGRRAPAATCTLGLSPLEPSRSAPCLTAAGMATTIRQFTSSSSIKGSSGLGGGSSRTSCRVSGGLGAGSCRLGSTSGLGSALGGSSYSSCYSFGSGGGYGGGYGGGYGSSFGGVEGLLAGSEKATMQNLNDRLASYLDKVRALEEANAELEVKIRDWYQKQAPGPAPNYSHYFQTIEDLKNKILAATVDNASILLQIDNARLAADDFRTKFETEQALRLSVEADINGLRRVLDELTLARADLEMQIENLKEELAYMRKNHEEEMNALRGQVGGEINVEMDAAPGVDLSRILNEMRDQYEKIAEKNRKDAEDWFFSKTEELNREVATNSELVQSGKSEISELRRTLQALEIELQSQLSMKASLEGSLAETENRYCMQLSQIQGLISSVEEQLAQLRCEMEQQNQEYKILLDVKTRLEQEIATYRRLLEGEDAHLTQYKPREPVTTRQVRTIVEEVQDGRVISSREQVHQTTH, encoded by the exons ATGGAAACAGAGGAGCGAGCCTGTTGTAATCGCTACGCCCACTTGTCGGCCTATAAAGGAGGCAGGCGAGCCCCAGCAGCAACTTGTACCTTGGGCCTCTCTCCTCTCGAGCCCTCTCGCTCTGCTCCGTGCCTGACTGCCGCCGGCATGGCCACCACCATCCGCCAGTTCACCTCCTCCAGCTCCATCAAGGGGTCCTCCGGCCTGGGGGGCGGCTCGTCCCGCACGTCCTGCAGGGTGTCTGGTGGCCTGGGTGCCGGCTCCTGCAGGCTGGGGTCTACCAGCGGCCTGGGCAGTGCCCTCGGGGGCAGCAGCTATTCCAGCTGCTACAGCTTTGGCTCTGGGGGTGGCTATGGTGGTGGCTATGGCGGTGGCTATGGCAGCAGCTTTGGCGGTGTTGAGGGGCTGCTGGCGGGAAGTGAGAAGGCTACTATGCAGAACCTCAACGACCGCCTGGCCTCCTACCTGGACAAGGTGCGTGCCCTGGAGGAGGCCAACGCCGAGCTGGAGGTGAAGATCCGTGACTGGTACCAgaagcaggccccagggcccgcCCCCAACTACAGCCACTACTTCCAGACCATCGAGGACCTGAAGAACAAG ATCCTTGCGGCCACTGTGGACAATGCCAGCATCCTCCTGCAGATTGACAATGCCCGTCTGGCTGCTGATGACTTCCGCACCAA GTTTGAGACGGAGCAGGCTCTGCGCCTGAGCGTGGAGGCCGACATCAACGGCCTGCGCAGGGTGCTGGATGAGCTGACCCTGGCCAGAGCCGACCTGGAGATGCAGATCGAGAACCTCAAGGAGGAGCTGGCCTACATGAGGAAGAACCACGAGGAG GAGATGAATGCCCTGCGAGGCCAGGTGGGTGGCGAGATCAACGTGGAGATGGATGCTGCCCCCGGCGTGGACCTGAGCCGCATCCTCAATGAGATGCGCGACCAGTACGAGAAGATAGCGGAGAAGAACCGCAAGGACGCCGAGGACTGGTTCTTCAGCAAG ACAGAGGAGCTGAACCGTGAGGTGGCCACCAACAGCGAGCTGGTGCAGAGCGGCAAGAGTGAGATCTCGGAGCTCCGGCGCACTCTGCAGGCCTTGGAGATCGAGCTGCAGTCCCAGCTCAGTATG AAAGCATCCCTGGAGGGTAGCCTGGCGGAGACGGAGAATCGCTACTGCATGCAGCTGTCCCAGATCCAGGGGCTGATCAGTAGTGTGGAGGAGCAGCTGGCTCAGCTGCGCTGCGAGATGGAGCAGCAGAACCAGGAATACAAGATCCTGCTGGACGTGAAGACACGGCTGGAGCAGGAGATCGCCACCTACCGCCGCCTGCTGGAGGGCGAGGATGCCCA CCTGACTCAGTACAAGCCCAGAGAAC CCGTGACCACCCGCCAGGTGCGCACCATTGTGGAAGAGGTCCAGGACGGCAGGGTCATCTCCTCCCGTGAGCAGGTCCACCAGACCACTCACTGA
- the LOC131417486 gene encoding keratin, type I cytoskeletal 42 yields MAATTTSIRQFSTSGSLKGLCAPGGGFSRVSSIHVGGACRAPSFLGAGSLGNMSVTSSRFSAGLGGSYGGGYTCNLGGGFGSSFGVADALLGGGEKETMQNLNDRLASYLDKVRALEEANADLEVKIRDWYKKQGPGPARDYSHYFKTIEELRSKILAATIDNASFVLQIDNARLAADDFRTKYETELNLRLSVEADINGLRRVLDELTLARADLEMQIENLKEELAYLRKNHEEEMIALRSQVGGDVNVEMDAAPGVDLSRILNEMRDQYEKIAEKNRKDAEDWFFSKTEELNREVATNTEALQSSRTEITELRRSVQNLEIELQSQLSMKASLEGSLAETEARYGAQLAQLQGLISSIEQQLCELRCDMERQNHEYQILLDVKTRLEQEITTYRRLLEGEDAHLAAQYSSSLVSQPTREATVTSRQVRTIVEEVQDGKVVSTREQVHRSTH; encoded by the exons ATGgctgccaccaccaccagcatCCGCCAGTTCTCCACCTCCGGCTCCCTCAAGGGCCTGTGCGCACCCGGCGGGGGTTTCTCTCGGGTGTCCTCCATCCACGTCGGGGGTGCCTGCCGGGCCCCCAGCTTCCTGGGAGCCGGCAGCCTTGGCAACATGTCAGTCACCTCGTCCCGCTTCTCGGCGGGCTTGGGGGGCAGCTACGGCGGGGGCTACACCTGCAACCTGGGCGGGGGCTTCGGCTCCAGCTTTGGTGTGGCAGACGCCCTGCTGGGGGGCGGTGAGAAGGAGACCATGCAGAACCTCAACGACCGCCTGGCCTCCTACCTGGACAAGGTGCGCGCCCTGGAGGAGGCCAACGCCGACCTGGAGGTGAAGATCCGCGACTGGTACAAGAAGCAGGGGCCCGGGCCTGCCCGCGACTACAGCCACTACTTTAAGACCATCGAGGAGCTGCGGAGCAAG ATCCTGGCGGCTACCATCGACAATGCCAGCTTCGTGCTGCAGATTGACAACGCCCGCCTGGCAGCTGATGACTTCCGCACCAA gtaTGAGACTGAGCTGAACCTGCGTTTGAGCGTGGAGGCCGACATCAACGGCCTGCGCAGGGTGCTGGACGAGCTGACCCTGGCCAGAGCCGACCTGGAGATGCAGATCGAGAACCTCAAGGAGGAGCTTGCCTACCTCCGGAAGAACCACGAGGAG GAAATGATCGCCCTTCGAAGCCAGGTGGGTGGGGACGTCAACGTGGAGATGGACGCCGCCCCTGGCGTGGACCTGAGCCGCATCCTGAACGAGATGCGCGACCAGTACGAGAAGATAGCGGAGAAGAATCGCAAGGACGCCGAGGACTGGTTCTTCAGCAAG ACGGAGGAGCTGAACCGGGAAGTGGCTACCAACACCGAGGCCCTGCAGAGCAGCAGGACGGAGATCACGGAGCTCCGCCGCTCCGTGCAGAACCTGGAGATCGAGCTGCAGTCCCAGCTCAGCATG AAAGCATCGCTGGAGGGCAGCCTGGCTGAGACCGAGGCGCGCTACGGGGCCCAGCTGGCCCAGCTGCAGGGGCTCATCAGCAGCATCGAGCAGCAGCTGTGTGAGCTGCGCTGCGATATGGAGCGCCAGAACCACGAGTACCAGATCCTGCTGGACGTGAAGACGCGGCTGGAGCAGGAGATCACCACCTACCGCCGCCTGCTGGAGGGCGAGGATGCCCA CCTGGCTGCCCAGTACTCCTCGTCCCTGGTCTCACAGCCCACTCGGGAAG CCACGGTGACCAGCCGCCAGGTGCGCACCATCGTGGAGGAAGTCCAGGACGGCAAGGTGGTCTCCACCCGCGAGCAGGTCCACCGCTCCACCCACTGA